From one Hirundo rustica isolate bHirRus1 chromosome 8, bHirRus1.pri.v3, whole genome shotgun sequence genomic stretch:
- the LOC120755849 gene encoding deleted in malignant brain tumors 1 protein gives MWDVIARTQSTTGLTKGFVSLKELQLRLSGGPNWCAGNVEIYYFGGWEKVCGYLWDMQDAEVVCRQLGCGFPLTTTNSFSSSNWYPYMITEVNCTGYESYVWQCPYTYQYRVCHHGDASVVCSESGITVPSTAEPAAFRWTATRPWNTTANNSCGGLLHGLSGTIQSPGYPNSYPDNSYCVWRIHLRDPARRIQLQFTDVELEGSSCTYDAIEVYDGGSPQSWRLGLVCRNDHRVFNSSGNQLTVLFRSDGSVTRRGFHAYYSSFLAFNSTVAPTTVSAASENYSCGGLLSSSSGTLQSPFYPRNYPNNANCVWEIQVKSNFLVTLVFTDIQMEGGRCLSDYVEIYDGPLQTSPLLGKICSGYYRTYTSTSNLLTVRFHSNSRYTYRGFQANYYSTPADDSTSLLCLPDYMHVVVSRYFLQYHGYSAWNLTLNDPSCTPNITSNYVTFDIPYTQCGTVREGNNNTISYSNVIRGSSSGTLITRNRNLHLHVNCKMLQNTWAQTMYVANDNFEVNETQYERYAVNLTFYDSSSFSRPVYDSPYYVGINQNLYLEAFLHSSDPLLQLFLDTCVASPTPHNFTTGSYTIIENGCVKDPTYVKYSSPRRNILRFKFNAFQFIRSNPEVYLQCELVVCRAYDYSSRCYQGCVRRSKREASSDEESVIVVAGPIQLWEPGSEPGSELGSE, from the exons gAGCGGCGGGCCCAACTGGTGTGCAGGCAATGTGGAAATCTACTACTTTGGAGGCTGGGAGAAGGTGTGTGGGTACCTGTGGGACATGCAGGACGCCGAGGTggtgtgcaggcagctgggctgtggcttCCCTCTCACGACCACAAACTCCTTCTCCTCGAGCAACTGGTACCCGTACATGATTACCGAGGTGAACTGTACAGGCTACGAGAGCTACGTGTGGCAGTGCCCTTACACCTACCAGTACCGTGTCTGCCACCACGGAGATGCTTCTGTCGTATGCTCAG AATCAGGAATAACAGTGCCTTCAACAGCAG aACCAGCTGCCTTCAGATGGACGGCCACCAGGCCATGGAATACAACAG CGAACAACTCCTGTGGTGGATTACTTCACGGACTGTCCGGCACCATCCAGAGCCCGGGGTACCCCAACTCCTACCCCGACAACTCCTACTGCGTGTGGCGCATCCATCTGCGGGACCCGGCCCGCAGGATCCAGCTCCAGTTTACGGACGTGGA gctggaaggcagcagctgcacctaCGATGCCATCGAGGTGTACGACGGAGGGTCCCCCCAGAGCTGGCGCCTCGGCCTTGTTTGCAGGAACGACCACCGTGTCTTCAACTCCTCCGGGAACCAGCTCACCGTCCTGTTCCGCAGCGATGGCAGCGTCACCAGGAGAGGCTTCCACGCCTACTACTCATCATTTCTTGCCTTCAATAGCACCGTGG CTCCCACTACTGTGTCAGCAGCCTCAG aaaattattcttgtgGTGGCTTGCTTTCCTCTTCATCTGGTACCTTACAGAGTCCATTTTACCCCAGAAATTATCCAAACAATGCCAACTGCGTGTGGGAAATACAAGTAAAGAGCAACTTCCTTGTCACACTTGTGTTTACAGATATACA GATGGAAGGTGGCAGATGCCTCTCTGACTACGTGGAAATCTATGATGGGCCCCTGCAGACCTCTCCTCTCCTTGGGAAGATTTGTTCTGGTTATTACCGCACGTACACATCGACCTCAAACCTGCTGACCGTCCGCTTTCACAGTAACTCCCGGTACACATACAGAGGCTTTCAGGCCAACTACTATTCCACTCCAGCTGATGACAGCACCAGT CTGCTGTGTTTGCCGGACTACATGCACGTGGTTGTGAGCAGATACTTCCTTCAGTACCACGGCTACTCTGCTTGGAACCTCACCCTGAACGACCCCTCCTGCACGCCCAACATTACATCAAATTATGTGACATTCGACATTCCGTACACTCAGTGTGGCACCGTCAGAGAG GGAAATAACAACACAATCAGCTATTCCAACGTTATTAGAGGGTCTTCTTCTGGTACTTTAATCACAAGAAACAGAAATCTTCACTTGCATGTGAACTGCAAGATGCTGCAGAACACGTGGGCACAGACGATGTATGTTGCAAACGACAATTTTGAAGTCAATGAAACTCAGTACGAGAGATACGCCGTAAACCTCACATTCTATGACTCTTCAAGCTTCTCACGGCCAGTGTACGACTCACCCTACTACGTCGGCATCAACCAGAATTTGTACCTGGAAGCtttcctgcacagctctgatcCCTTGCTGCAGTTATTTCTGGACACTTGTGTGGCATCTCCCACTCCCCACAATTTTACAACAGGATCCTATACTATAATCGAGAATGG gTGTGTCAAAGATCCTACCTATGTTAAGTATTCCTCACCCCGCAGAAACATCCTCCGGTTTAAATTCAATGCCTTCCAGTTCATCCGGAGCAACCCAGAGGTTTACCTGCAGTGTGAGCTGGTGGTGTGCAGGGCCTATGACTATTCTTCCAGGTGCTACCAAGGCTGTGTTCGAAGGTCCAAGAGAGAGGCAAGCTCCGACGAGGAAAGTGTGATTGTTGTTGCCGGCCCAATACAGCTTTGGGAACCTGGTTCTGAGCCTGGGAGTGAACTTGGATCTGAATAA